The following DNA comes from Vespula pensylvanica isolate Volc-1 chromosome 5, ASM1446617v1, whole genome shotgun sequence.
TGGCATCGGTCCAGCAACCACGTTACTGAAATAGATTTCGGCGCTGGTAATGCAACGGGTCCTCGTAGGCAATGAATAGCGGCAAGAAGATCAGTAGCGCGTCGGCCAGTTCCCGAGGAAAAACCGGAGGTACCCGACTCCGCGAGCTACACATGAACGTGAGTGTGGAACCCTTTGATTCTTCAGTTAGTGAGTtctctcgatatatcgatcgatcgatcgatcatttgcttcgtcaattatttattgtgtCTACTTCGATGTGATTATCGCGTAAAAAAATCTATGCGTATCGTCGTCGTGTTTCCAAGAAAGTTCATGTAAATATCCGCGAGAATAGAGCGACTCTGCTCTATTTTCGTACAGTGCATCGTgccgaaggaaagagagagagagagagagagagaaattcaacGCCAAGCTGCCTGGCCTCCGCTCGCATTTTTCACGATGAtacgtgagagaaaaaagaaagaaaaaagataaataggcTAGCTGTTGATAGGTCCGTCGTGCGTGTTTTTAACgtcgaaatttcattttcatcgggAATGGCTCGAGATTGACGGAATTCGTATGTCTATCTAGAATTTGGAAGATCTCCAATTTGCTCGGGCTTTAGCGATTTCATCGAGGAACAATTCTCGTcaacgatttcttcttcttctccttcttcttcttcttcttcttcttccttcccttcGTTGCTAATCGGTACGATGAGTCATAACACAACAATGTGTTCCATGCTGCACAGTTTTACAAGTATTAGACAAGAGAATGACGTTCGAGTTATGTCGAACGATTAGacgagtaaaaatattatagaagagTAATAAAAAGCTAAAATTTTCTAGAACATTGTATCTATGCCGTTTGGCCCGGGAAAATTTGTTTGGCCGTCCAAAACAGTACTGCGGGGAACAAAAGAGATAGCCACgtagaaagggaagagaaggagtaAACGCGTTCTAAAGATACCATCTAATTCGAGAATCTAATTCACATTTATCTTACAGCCTTTAAGACTAACGTGATCGCAGAACGAAAATGTCGGAATATCAtggttatttatttacttggaATATTTCTACTGGACTATCGACGCCCATTCATATAACACGTGTCCCAGAATATGTCGAGGAATGTTATGTTGCGAGATGACGACATTTCGCTTTATTTTTGGACGCGGAACAGAGATTTTTCGTCAATGCCCCcgtaaataaaaacgatcaaAGGATACCCAGATTTATTCTATTTccgaagaataaaagaagctTCTTTTACAAGGATTAATTCATtatacgttttcttcttctaacgaCTTTGCAGAATCCGGGAGCTGAAAAATGGCGGCCCATGGCCATTTCGAATCCATCTACTCGATTGCGTATGGCACGGACCATGCCTCACTGGGTATTGGTACGTTCTAATATACTTTTACATAAccgattattaatatcaaaataaagaaGTTTACGATCTGACAATGATTTGACATTGACAAGTAACGTTTGACAATagctttgaaagaaaatttgtcgaattaagaataaaacaataaatgttGTATAAAAGGCACAACAGCAGAAGGATGCGGAGGAGCGGAAGGAACGAATACCAACCCCACCGAAGGTACCACCACCGTCGCTCTCCGGAGACTGTGGTGACCCAGACTACGAGATCATCGAATTCCCGATCCGAGGAACACCCCAGAAAACGACACCAATGTCGACCGACCTACCATCCATTACCAAGCACAGCAAATGTGCCCTTTGCGGCACCGAGAACGTCTTTGCACGATGCGACACCTGTAAAGAGAATTATTGCGAAGCATGTGACGACATGAATCATAAACATCCCAAGAGAAAAGCTCACGTTAGACGGAGGATCGTGACTGAAACTGCAGCAAAGAACAGACCACCTTTGCCACCAAAAGGTGAAAATCTAGCTGGTCCACCTCCTGTACCACCACCGAGAAGAAATCGCAAGAGCTCTCAGGTAGGCTGCATCCTATCCTAATTCCTGATATCCTATTACAAGAACATCTCCTAAAACACgataacttttctttcgttggtTATGtaccctatttctctctctctctctctctctctctctctctctctcttactcgctcactcactcactcactcactcactttttctctcttcgatattCCCTTTCCGGATCTGCAGATACCTTAATTATAACGACGGAtcttaatacataatatttatactcgTATTATTTAACGAACGTTCACGTTGATGATTCATTGTCACTACAAACGTCACACCGAGGCAACGAAGATTGTTTACccttcaatattttattaccgtTGAATTGTTTTACAGATTTTATTGTAACACCCTCGTATTGTTTTCTAATACACCATGTTACCGAAAAAGACGTCTGCCGTATTCACTGAacccgttctctctctctctttctctatcacaaTTTCCGTTTGAAGGTAACGGCGTGGAAAAGACCTCCGGCAAAGTCATCATagttaataatcaaaaaacaaCGGAGATATTGTTGCTTCGTTGAAACAGTGAATATGGCAGGTTAGGGTTAGAACGGTAACacgatcatttttcatataccATTCGTAATCTTTTCCGTACCGTTACTGGTACCTTCCCATTCCTGATCTTCCTGCAGGACGAGATTACACGCAGAAACATAGGATTTatacgtacctacctacctacctacgtttGAATTCTTTACAGCATCTACCATCGGCTTGTatcgcttaaaaaaaaaaaaaaaaaaaaaaaaagaattcactTACAGCGTATGTAGCATACAAAAAGTCACGTTTAGGAGTCGGCATTTCGTTTCGTAAATCCTTCTATGCGTATCCACGAAGCCAATTTATGTATTCGACAAAATATACCTATGTAAAAACCGAACGGTATTCCGAATGTCAAAATGTGATATCTAAATCCAACGTGTAAGCTAAAGTTTCGCGCTTAGGCCAAACTCACGCAGAATCAAGGAGGTACGAATCGATCATTGATCGAGAAACCGGGAAGTACGAAGCGTGATGTTTCCAACGCTAGTGGATCATCGTCGACGACTAGGGAGACAAATTTTCAAGGATCGAAGATTAACACCACGATCGAAGGATCGGGATCGAGTACCGACAAGATGTCTACCTTACAGGTATGCTTTTACtctatttatcgatatctttttGGTTTCGACATTGGAGAACTCGTAATCGTAGAACTTGAGAATGATTCTGATGTTTCAGGAAAGATACAGGAGATATCAGGAAGCAATGAGAGCCCAAGATGCAAATCGACGAAGACGTACACCATCCGATGCTTCGTCGAGAGAAACCGCAAGTCCCAGGCCAGTTAGCATAGGGAGTTCTAAAGCGACGCCGCCTttaccacctccaccacctcccAGATCTATAATACAATCGACCAGCGTGTGCGATCTCTCGGCACCGCACATGTGGAATCTTGGAATGCATCAGGTACGTAATCGGTAGGATAGAGAATATACGTAAAATAACGGATTTTATAATCAAAAGAAACTTGTCGACGCTTGCTTGTGTTCAGGCTCAATCGATGGCACAGTTAGGTCCCGGTGGAATGCCAATGATGTGGTACTCGCCGAACAATCCCTGGGACGCGTCGATGAGTGCTTCGACCTTGAGTTTAAATCATCCACCTTTATGGGCATACCCCATGGGATATCATCCGTCTCAAATGTTACCACCGCATTATCCGGGAACTCTGTCGAGACCGCACAGTCCAGCGAGGAGTTTAAAGTCGAGCAGAAGGTCCAGGGCACCCTCGCCATCTCCAAGTATAAAATCAAGAAAGTCTATCGtctcgagatcgagatcgagaatATCCCCTGGATCGCCTTCGGACGCTAGCTCCGAAGATTCCGAGGAATCTGACTTCGACGATAGACTTTCTCGAGGATCGAGAAGTATCAGACGAGGTAGCGTTCCAAGAAGTATCAGACAGAGAAGTTATCAAGATAACGATGGTTCTAGGACTTTACTGTCTCGACCTCGTCGAGAGTAAGTAGTCTATACGTTTGCTTTGTATTCTAACGATCGTACATTCCCAAGAGTATCGTTATTCATGAGTTCGATCTTTTAGGAGACTAACGTCGGAGGATAGGATGACCAGCACGGAGGAACAATGGTCTGAAAATCAATCGACCAGACGGTACTCGATGTCCTCGAGAGGTTACGAGGACTCTCGAAGGAACACGATCGATTCTCGTCTTCGGAACATCGAAAATGGAACTTACCATGATCAGCGAcgcgaacgacgacgacgtaaaAGTACCGACGAGGAACTGTCCGATCGAAAATCTAATCCAACAGCTAGAACAAGGATCACCAGTTCCTCCGACGATCATTTCGAACGAACGGAGAAACGTTCGACGTTATACGACGACGAAATCCTTTCGTCGAAGAGACACTCTTTAAGAAACGAAGACGATCCGAGGAGATCCATCTCGCAGAGAGCTTCGAGAATGACTTTGGCAGAGTCGCAAAGACAAGCTCTGGATTCTCGTGATTCGAccttgaaaagagaaacagaaaacgaGTCGGAACGTCTTTCGTCGCGTTCTATACGAAACGCTACGACGGACGTCGATGAACTGCGAAAAAGGGAACAACGTATTCAGGACCAAAATAATGTCTCGTCCAAGAGAATATCGTCCTTTAAGAGAGAGGACTCGTTGGATCAGGCTGAACGAGCTTCGGTACAGCGCAGCTCTAGAAGGTCTTCCATCGAAACGGATACGAATCAAAACTTTAAAAGATTGTCTTCGCGCGAAATGTCGCGAACGAAGGAGGACGACGAAAGGATGCTAGcgaggaataagaaagaatcgaGCGTAGATCGGGACTCTCAAATATCTCGAACTAACGAATCCATTCAaatcaaagagaagaaaacgaacgtGGAAGACAGCAATGAGTCGTTCAAAGGATCGAAAGAAATGGTAAAcgcgttaaagaaaaattctcctacgaataaaaaagctaCGATCGAATTACCAGCTGACGAGTGGTCCTGCGAGCATTGCACTTTCATAAACAAAATCACCGAACGCGTTTGCGTAATCTGCTGCAAGACCAGAAGCAGTGCCCTACCTTCGAACGAGACGGATGATGCCGATACCAACATAGAAGATATTCAAACaatcgataacgataacaaacAAGTGTCGGGTTCTACCGAGGATCCTAATCCCGATTtggagaagaaaacaaatcttttgaaaatctCGAATAGCGAAGAAAGTGGTGACAGTGGATCGACAAAGAACAAAGGTAGAACCGGACGAAAAATCAGCTTTTCTTTTGGTACCAAGTTATCCAAATGATGAACAAATTTTACACGTTACCCTCTTTTCATAAACGActcgttctttctcgttcgcttCCGTTAgtttccgttcgttcgttttcataAACACACCAGcccccattttttttctttcgattcgcgAGATTTCAAGatgtttctaaatatttttttaccgTTCTTCTAATAGACCATCGATCATTGTTCCTCTTCTCTATATGTGTATCCttgaatgaataataaagaagcaTGCAAACTGTTTCTCACGTCTTTCGTGGAAGTCAAATGCGTAAGCGTATTTGAAATTTCACCATGTGATTTATCTatgaaattcattattattcattcaaGTTACAATCTTTTCAAGAACGAATACGCATTTGACTTGTGGATATACCTTTACtccaaacaagaaaaaaatatattgaaagaaatataataaaataaggatagataaatagaataaatcaattgagaaaagaaaagtaaacttTACAATTTGTCGAATCGATTGAATGATCACACACGATTGTATAATCTTACATCAATGTTATTCATATCGACAACACTTACAATAAacaagtaattaaaaaagaaagacgacgaagaaaataaaaacgataagatAAGACGAATATTTTGTCGTTTTTCTCATCGGAAATGCACTTGTTCGGTTTCAGGTATAAGCCTAGCAGAAAGTTCGACAGATATGCATGACGTTAAATTAGCCGAATCATCGACTACGTCcgagagaaaagacgaaggaaCTTTGACATCCTCGACACTAACATTATCCTTATCAAAGGGAACTAACCCTGAAGATATCGATGAACTCGTAAAACGACCTGCGTTATCTAAATCCAATGAGAGGATCGAAGAAACTCGTAAAGTTTCAACCGGAACGTCTCCGCCACCGCAAAGTATTTCCACCCAAGTAAGCCACAAGTTCGAGAAATAAACACTTAACATATGTTTATCGACGATAATGtggtataatatttaatcgaaaagaaaataaaaaataaaaaaaaaaaaaaacgagaaaaaattgaCGAGAACGTTTATTCGatgggaaagaaataaatgtttcagACATACGATTTTCTTCCACGAGGAGGTAGTGGTTCCCTTCGTAGATCGATGTCAACATCCAAAGGATTTTTGTCTTACGAGGATAGCGAGACAGAGGTAGGAGGAGATAAGAGCTATATCAACTTTTATCCGTCCCGATCTggaatttataatgatttatatgattgaataaatttaatatacatgcGTATAAAATTGTTCCTTTCCTACGAGAGTTTGTTACAATGGACGGATGAAAGTTAATAAACGCAAAGTCTGATtgtttattaacgattaaaacgtTGTCGAAGAaactcatctcatctcatctcattcTCATTATTCGtcttaataaaaaacgatacgGAGCATATGTTCCAGGAACCAAATAGATTTACGAACAGTCCCGATCTGTATCCACGAACGATACAAGAACAATATCTGCGGCAAGCGATTTCAAGTCAGAGCAGAGATCGAACTCGAAGAAATTCCATCGACTCCGCTCATCTCTATTATCGCTCTAGGGTAATCAAGCTACTTGCTTTATCGTAATTGACGcgatggattttttttttgtgcaaAGTAATCATAGTTTTCTTAACCCAACAGTTCTAACAACTTTGTGTCCTCGGTGTGAACGTAGGTAGGCAGGAtgacgatttaattatttcttttttttcattatttttctaatatatatctacatatacatacatacatacatacatatatacatatatatatatatatattacacactcACAGGCTTTAGTTTTAATCAGGAGCATCATGTGTTAAGCTTGATCGCTTTTCTTGCGACTGAATAAAGCGAACGTATCTCTCATTGATTTTTGATATTTGTATTGCATAGGAACCTAGCCAGCCTAGATTCATCGAAGCAGGTCCTAGTACCTCGACTCAAGGTGTATCTACGTTGACTCGTCAAGGATTAGAAATCGTCGAGCTCTTGCGAGAAGCAGAGAGACAAGGATATTCGACTGACGACGTTCAGGTGGCTCTAGCACAGGGTGCGTCCAATCCAATAGAATGGTTAAAGACACAATGGCCTCGTTCGATCGAGGCTGTTCAAATCTTGGTAAGCACCCAAGggaaagaacagagagaaaataatatcggtGTCCTTTCTGTAAACGAAGCGAAGGATGCTTTGAGGTCGGTCAAAGGTGACGTTTGGAATGCTGTCACCATTGCTACCCAACGTAGACAGCACaaggtaatatatttatatacataggtatgcatatatatagaattatgaTAAACAAtagaatcaatttttaataatcttccatgacattttcttttcttcctagaCCGCAGAAATTCTAACAAAAGGCAATTTTACAATGGCTGATGTTGTTAAAGCTCTCGATAACAACGATGGCATCGTCGATGCCGCTTTACTCGAGCTACAGAAAAATCAACTGAAGCCGTTTTTAATGAGGATCTGGGGTCCTCCGGTCGGGGTTGAAAATGATGATGCTGCACCACAAGGAGGTGAGtcaatttattcttctcttataAGTAGGACATACGTATATCGAACTATAAATGCATTAgtaaattatacgaataattattaagaaatatataaatatttaataagacaTGACAGAGTAAGGACAATAAGAAAACATAatgcaaaaaaatttatctacgTAAATAGATGCGGCTGGTATAGTTGGTGGTGCAACAAGGATTCTCGAACAGATTACCACTGTATCGGATACGGAGGCGAAGAAGCAGGTAATGTCACCAATTATTGACAATTTCGTCGCATTGCAGACCGACTTTAGAAAACAGCTGGCGGCACTAAGACAAATGACTTATAATTGGGAATACGAGAAAGACCCTCTAAACGACACTCGAGGTAATAATTCGGTTGATTTACTCGGCAGCTCGAACGGCGAAGACCCAACGATCGACGAAACCCTATTGCCAAGATCggtagaaaatattcattcaaaTCGGACGGTCGATGTAGAGAttgaacaaacgaacaaagtAGAAAATACTATGGACGATAAGGATAATCAATTAGAGAGTAGTATAATTGAATcaatagaaaacaaacaaaaaattgacgatacgaatattatagaaaataatgcaGGATTAACGGTAAAGGAACAATTGGAGATCGAtgaaaaggatcgatcgattgacgAAAATaggacaaaagaaataattagcATCGATGAATCgtcgaaaaaaatagaaactcgTGATAAAgacgatcgaaataataattccaaAGATATTGCGACAGTAAATTCGTACGATGCAGTTGTTACGAATGAGAAACATTTCAATTCTGAGACTGTTACGGTAACGGAGAAATCCGATGATGAAGATGTTACGAAAgggaataaagaaataacgaatgaGAATGAAGTATCGATGGGTGAAGATGAAATAACGCAGAAAGAGGATAAAAGGCTCTTTCGTAACGAGACTTTGCcagaggataaaaaaaatagttctCAAGAGACCTCCCTTCAACAAGATACAAATATAGTCGAGCAACCGGATCTGAAAATGCATAATGACACTACGGATAGAACGATAACAAGAAAAGTAAACGAGCGAAACAAGTCTCaggtagaaaatttatttaggaACGAAGGTTCTTCCATAAACGAGCATGGTTTAGAAGTAAACGCTGTACCCCAGTCTAAGACGATGGAGTTGCTAATGTCTGCTGTTAGATCCTTGCCGGAACAAATGATAGGACCTTTCGTAACGGCTATGAAAATGTTATCGCCTAAATTAACGACGATCGATACCGATACCGATGTAAATGAAAacgatatcgatgaaaattattccaaCCCTGCCTCCACTCCTCATCCTGTTCATTCCGAGTCAATGATCGGAGAAAAGGaggtagaaaataataatgtaaatgatcgaccgatcgatataTCTGCATTAGATAAAAACGAAGTTAAGGATACAATCTCTGaatttatcgatgaaaataaagaaagtacTACGATCGATAGGGCtcaagaagaaacagaaatcgAACAACCACCTAGGGTCGTGCCTGATAAAgaacatgaaaataaaaatatatcgaagccGGATAACGTCAATGTGAAATTCGAAGCGAAGGATTTGACGGATCAACAGAAGGACTTCCGAGCGGTAGGTACGGATCGAACTGAAGCTAATACTGCGCTAACTAACATAGGACAGAATACTACAACAGATAAAACTGCAATCCCTTCGGACGTATCATTAACAAATGCACGTCATTACGAGCTGCCATTGAATCATGATTTTCAATCACGAACGATAATCGATACATACGTGGACATGCATTCTGAAATCGTTGTAGATAATGAAAACATGAATACGGAATTGATAGATCTACAAGATAATTTTCCAGTGATGGAGAAAACGCATGTAGAaagtaataatgattataatgataatgaaaatgataacaatgataaGACAAATAGAGATCCGATGAAACTGGATAAGGAGTTATCGAATGTAACTTCACGTATAATTAATGAACATTCCAATGATCAATCGCATCTAATTAATACATCAATGATCGATGGATCCATAAacataaaatcattttcaaaggaAGCGAATAACTCTTCCAATGATTTCGCATTACCCCATAACCCCATGATTGACTTAACGTTTGATAACAAACAGAATGATGCAGAATCATCATCGACTAACGACGAATCAATGGATAATCTAGATCCATTTGTTCGTAACGACACTCGTTCTAACGAAATTAGTAATCTGATCGAACTTAAAGATGATTTAATCCTCGACGTACCGATATTGACACCAATGAAAATATCCAATGACAATCAACGATTAAATCTAATCGACATTTtcgaatttgataaaaaagatttacagagtaatattttaaaagattcgGTCGATTCTAATTCgcttaatcgatcgaaatctaACGCGGCTTCTTTAAATTTCAATCCTAAATTCGTCGAAGAATCCTCCGAATTTTCATCGCgattaaaatcaaaagatCTCGATTCCAATAATAACGCACCAGAAAATTTATCCAATTTGTCGTCtttaaatcaaatcaaatcaaatgcATCTAACCTTTCGGAtatcgaacaaataaaaacgatagagaagatcgatgataaatcgcgcgaatcgaaagagagaaatgttgAATTTATTAGCGAAGTTATTTTATCGCCGTTATTAAAAGACATACAGACGGTTCGCGAGACGATCGACGACCAAAAACTTTCTTACGAAGTATCATCGTTTCTTGAAAACTTGAACTTTATCGAATCGTCTCCTCGGGTTTTTTTAGAATCGAATATTAATGACATCTCGGCTggtattatcgaaataaacatATCCGAATCTCCGATTATAGCTGTAAACGATTGCGCTCCGGtcaaagaagtagaaaaaattgattctgTATTggaaaccaaaaagaaaattgttgataAGATTAACGAGAAACCGATTGACGATTTAAATGTTAACATTTTCAAAAAGGTTAAATCTAGCGACGTTGAtaaaatcgaaacgaatttAATTGAACCAATTGGTACAATGAAACTAACGAGAGgagatattattaaagaacGATCTAAATCGCCGGTAAAAAAAGTAAGTAGAAGGAAATCGCCAGTTAAGATCATAAAGAGAGCTAATACGCTTCTACCTAAGAAGGTCTCGACAAAAATTAACGTCCTTCCGAGAACTACCGCTCTCGTGAAAGCGAGAAACGCAGCTGttgaaataatgaagaaacCGATCGCTTTGAAAAGTATTACACGGATCGAAGACACGCGATCGAAAGGATCTATCGAACAAATTGAAGACGTTCGTATTAAGAAATCGGAGAATACAATAAAACCGATAAAAACTACGATCGATAATGAAAAGAGATCTGCGAG
Coding sequences within:
- the LOC122629633 gene encoding E3 ubiquitin-protein ligase lubel isoform X11; translation: MNSGKKISSASASSRGKTGGTRLRELHMNNPGAEKWRPMAISNPSTRLRMARTMPHWVLAQQQKDAEERKERIPTPPKVPPPSLSGDCGDPDYEIIEFPIRGTPQKTTPMSTDLPSITKHSKCALCGTENVFARCDTCKENYCEACDDMNHKHPKRKAHVRRRIVTETAAKNRPPLPPKGENLAGPPPVPPPRRNRKSSQAKLTQNQGGTNRSLIEKPGSTKRDVSNASGSSSTTRETNFQGSKINTTIEGSGSSTDKMSTLQERYRRYQEAMRAQDANRRRRTPSDASSRETASPRPVSIGSSKATPPLPPPPPPRSIIQSTSVCDLSAPHMWNLGMHQAQSMAQLGPGGMPMMWYSPNNPWDASMSASTLSLNHPPLWAYPMGYHPSQMLPPHYPGTLSRPHSPARSLKSSRRSRAPSPSPSIKSRKSIVSRSRSRISPGSPSDASSEDSEESDFDDRLSRGSRSIRRGSVPRSIRQRSYQDNDGSRTLLSRPRRERLTSEDRMTSTEEQWSENQSTRRYSMSSRGYEDSRRNTIDSRLRNIENGTYHDQRRERRRRKSTDEELSDRKSNPTARTRITSSSDDHFERTEKRSTLYDDEILSSKRHSLRNEDDPRRSISQRASRMTLAESQRQALDSRDSTLKRETENESERLSSRSIRNATTDVDELRKREQRIQDQNNVSSKRISSFKREDSLDQAERASVQRSSRRSSIETDTNQNFKRLSSREMSRTKEDDERMLARNKKESSVDRDSQISRTNESIQIKEKKTNVEDSNESFKGSKEMVNALKKNSPTNKKATIELPADEWSCEHCTFINKITERVCVICCKTRSSALPSNETDDADTNIEDIQTIDNDNKQVSGSTEDPNPDLEKKTNLLKISNSEESGDSGSTKNKGISLAESSTDMHDVKLAESSTTSERKDEGTLTSSTLTLSLSKGTNPEDIDELVKRPALSKSNERIEETRKVSTGTSPPPQSISTQTYDFLPRGGSGSLRRSMSTSKGFLSYEDSETEEPNRFTNSPDLYPRTIQEQYLRQAISSQSRDRTRRNSIDSAHLYYRSREPSQPRFIEAGPSTSTQGVSTLTRQGLEIVELLREAERQGYSTDDVQVALAQGASNPIEWLKTQWPRSIEAVQILVSTQGKEQRENNIGVLSVNEAKDALRSVKGDVWNAVTIATQRRQHKTAEILTKGNFTMADVVKALDNNDGIVDAALLELQKNQLKPFLMRIWGPPVGVENDDAAPQGDAAGIVGGATRILEQITTVSDTEAKKQVMSPIIDNFVALQTDFRKQLAALRQMTYNWEYEKDPLNDTRGNNSVDLLGSSNGEDPTIDETLLPRSVENIHSNRTVDVEIEQTNKVENTMDDKDNQLESSIIESIENKQKIDDTNIIENNAGLTVKEQLEIDEKDRSIDENRTKEIISIDESSKKIETRDKDDRNNNSKDIATVNSYDAVVTNEKHFNSETVTVTEKSDDEDVTKGNKEITNENEVSMGEDEITQKEDKRLFRNETLPEDKKNSSQETSLQQDTNIVEQPDLKMHNDTTDRTITRKVNERNKSQVENLFRNEGSSINEHGLEVNAVPQSKTMELLMSAVRSLPEQMIGPFVTAMKMLSPKLTTIDTDTDVNENDIDENYSNPASTPHPVHSESMIGEKEVENNNVNDRPIDISALDKNEVKDTISEFIDENKESTTIDRAQEETEIEQPPRVVPDKEHENKNISKPDNVNVKFEAKDLTDQQKDFRARTARRLLAEGRASNYEEAEVAASLLALKFGDAEAIHAAKECGSVESALAFLQQECELCTGRYAMSQMISMLKCTHRCCNECAKNYFTIQISDRNIIDAVCPFCKEPNLRDANEDDVLEYFSNLDIQLKSLLDSPIHELFQRKLRDRTLMQDPNFKWCIQCSSGFYADPEHKRLICPDCRSITCAFCRKPWEKQHEGITCEQFAAWKDENDPDNQAAGLAKHLADNGIDCPKCKFRYSLSRGGCMHFTCSQCKFEFCCGCGKAFLMGAKCSISPYCAKLGLHAHHPRNCLFYLRDKEPAQLQQLLKENDIEYDTEGPIGERKCKVQLQKETPAGVVDAICNSDVVEGQAGLCRIHYVEYLVRKIRSTQLEPLPLLNIDDLETCVKRSGLKLPPNWQHYIEYLAGLVLKSKLDPVAIFDLNDAKQELRRRGKVPPAKDQEMSERDYLQACIQIVQKEIPLE